Proteins encoded together in one Fimbriiglobus ruber window:
- a CDS encoding exosortase/archaeosortase family protein, translating into MPATPSREVIRSRGWQLAVGVVLLALGFAFSGVIVELVTLWSKRADYSHGFLIVPFVGYLLWSRRAQFPPTIRRWPDPWGLPLFLAAAVVFVAADRVNIAKEWAQAFALVTALAGVVVMFCDRWRGLRWAAPGLAFLPLAFQLPDRVERQVSLKLREVATDGANFGFQTLGLPAYTEGNVIAIGETRLGIEEACSGLSMLLAFVALSAAIAVLYKSRPVLDRVMIFVSAIPIAVLCNVLRIIVTGLVYYAGWKQLGDMIVHDLAGWLMMPVALVFMWVELRILDWVIEPVETLSTGEALGLPVRRGNRPPPVNPLNIPPRPAAGSGAPPAAAGSGAPPTAAGPGPRA; encoded by the coding sequence GTGCCCGCGACGCCGAGTCGGGAAGTCATTCGTTCGCGAGGTTGGCAGCTGGCCGTCGGGGTTGTCCTCCTCGCCCTCGGGTTTGCCTTCTCCGGAGTGATCGTCGAACTCGTGACCCTCTGGTCCAAGCGGGCCGACTATTCGCACGGATTTCTGATCGTCCCGTTCGTCGGCTATCTTCTCTGGAGCCGGCGCGCACAATTCCCGCCGACGATCCGCCGCTGGCCAGACCCGTGGGGGTTGCCGCTGTTCCTGGCGGCCGCCGTGGTCTTCGTCGCCGCCGACCGGGTCAACATCGCGAAGGAGTGGGCCCAGGCGTTCGCGCTCGTGACGGCCCTGGCCGGCGTCGTGGTCATGTTCTGCGACCGCTGGCGGGGGCTCCGCTGGGCCGCGCCCGGCCTGGCTTTTCTCCCCCTCGCGTTCCAGCTCCCGGACCGGGTCGAGCGGCAAGTGAGCCTGAAACTCCGCGAGGTAGCCACGGACGGAGCCAACTTCGGGTTTCAGACCCTTGGGCTGCCGGCGTACACCGAGGGGAACGTCATCGCCATCGGCGAGACGCGGCTCGGCATCGAGGAAGCCTGTTCCGGCTTGAGCATGCTCCTCGCTTTCGTCGCGCTGTCGGCCGCGATCGCGGTGCTGTACAAATCGCGGCCGGTCCTCGACCGGGTCATGATCTTCGTCAGCGCGATTCCAATCGCGGTTCTGTGTAACGTGCTCCGAATCATCGTGACCGGCCTGGTTTACTACGCCGGGTGGAAACAACTCGGCGACATGATCGTCCACGACCTCGCGGGGTGGCTCATGATGCCGGTCGCGCTGGTGTTCATGTGGGTGGAGTTGCGTATCCTCGATTGGGTGATTGAGCCCGTCGAAACGCTCTCGACCGGCGAGGCTCTCGGACTGCCGGTCCGCCGGGGGAACCGCCCGCCGCCGGTGAACCCGCTCAACATCCCGCCGCGGCCGGCCGCCGGGTCCGGGGCACCGCCAGCGGCTGCTGGGTCTGGGGCACCGCCGACGGCCGCCGGGCCGGGGCCGCGGGCATGA
- a CDS encoding VanZ family protein, with amino-acid sequence MIPGRHSGHSSLVLTSRWYAALALGVVAFTIYGSYVPFHYHYRPWDEIRGAFLWALEERIHLESRSDMLANVMLGVPLGFGLLGAARVDRTGFGRSVMVALLIWPLCTLFATVVEFFQLYFPGRTCSSLDIIAQSSGAVIGLVGWLVVGQTATNRIRRAWSDPRAGGVPGQFLLAYLGLVLLIQLLPLDLTLSPANVYHKIRANEVTATPFAEWKDPHANHWTLLETGLDLVGLFLPVGLIAARLPGRIWRSPWGLPVVVLCGIVIGLVTEAGQLFVSRHPSTTDALFACAGTTLGWIAARISTRNDKTGISLEAALIFGQLWLAVLVFTHWHPFNFGHPAPSRFASVEWVPFSDAAEKNYLGALDLVLERLVLFAPFGVLVTAVGLGPVGRGRIAGGCVLGLTAAFVLEAGQYFLPTRNPSTTDVVTAGIGALCGAVFARQARAVVREPRSEYEASGAVKA; translated from the coding sequence ATGATTCCCGGCCGCCATTCCGGTCATAGCTCCCTGGTCCTTACGTCCCGGTGGTATGCCGCCCTCGCCCTCGGGGTCGTGGCGTTTACCATCTATGGGAGTTACGTCCCGTTCCACTATCACTACCGACCGTGGGACGAAATCCGGGGCGCGTTTCTCTGGGCACTCGAAGAGCGGATTCACCTGGAATCCCGCTCGGACATGCTCGCGAACGTGATGCTGGGCGTGCCGCTCGGCTTCGGATTACTCGGGGCGGCCCGGGTCGACCGAACGGGCTTCGGGCGGAGCGTGATGGTCGCGCTCCTGATCTGGCCGCTGTGTACGCTTTTCGCGACGGTGGTCGAATTCTTTCAGCTGTACTTCCCCGGCCGCACCTGTTCGAGCCTGGACATTATCGCCCAGTCATCCGGGGCGGTGATCGGACTGGTCGGGTGGCTCGTTGTCGGTCAGACAGCCACGAACCGCATCCGCCGGGCGTGGTCCGACCCGCGGGCCGGCGGGGTTCCCGGGCAGTTTCTCCTCGCCTACCTCGGGCTCGTCCTCCTGATCCAACTCCTCCCCCTCGACCTGACGCTGAGCCCGGCCAACGTCTATCACAAGATCCGTGCGAATGAAGTGACCGCCACCCCGTTCGCGGAGTGGAAAGACCCGCACGCGAACCACTGGACCTTGCTCGAAACGGGGCTCGATCTCGTCGGCTTGTTCCTTCCGGTCGGGCTTATCGCTGCCCGCCTCCCCGGGAGGATCTGGCGCAGCCCGTGGGGGTTGCCGGTCGTGGTGTTGTGTGGAATCGTGATTGGGTTGGTCACGGAGGCCGGGCAATTGTTCGTGTCCCGGCACCCGAGCACGACGGACGCGCTGTTTGCCTGCGCGGGCACCACTTTAGGGTGGATTGCTGCCCGGATTTCGACGCGGAACGACAAAACGGGCATCTCTCTGGAAGCAGCGCTGATTTTCGGCCAGCTCTGGCTCGCGGTTCTCGTGTTCACCCACTGGCACCCGTTCAACTTCGGCCACCCGGCACCCAGCCGGTTCGCGTCGGTCGAATGGGTTCCGTTCTCGGACGCGGCCGAGAAGAATTATCTGGGGGCGCTCGACCTCGTACTCGAACGGTTGGTCCTGTTCGCCCCGTTCGGGGTGTTGGTGACGGCGGTCGGGCTCGGGCCGGTCGGTCGGGGGCGTATCGCGGGCGGGTGTGTGCTAGGGTTAACGGCGGCTTTTGTTTTGGAGGCCGGGCAGTATTTTCTGCCCACGCGCAACCCCAGCACGACGGACGTCGTCACAGCCGGCATCGGTGCCCTGTGTGGGGCCGTGTTCGCCCGCCAGGCGAGAGCCGTTGTGCGCGAGCCACGTTCGGAATACGAAGCCTCGGGAGCAGTGAAAGCATGA
- a CDS encoding glycosyltransferase family 4 protein gives MTAAVQHPTTRTGPALPTGGSDPTSEGPLRWLFVKDRFAWPRASGHDVHTFYMMRGLADLGHKIAVATADPAPDEALAGLPLVGRYCFAQNHPPVPPADTFPLRLSKSQEKFRSYWGVSADRVRQVAAAAADCSADVVVVSGLNVLPYLGAVEGRATVWYAADEWVWHHLSLVKLFRRGTWAEIKPAVIKGLYERAYRPLLDRVWVVSGTDATAFRWFAGIKSLDVVPNGVDADYFRPEPGSQIPNSCAFWGRLDFGPNIQALEWFCRAVWPAVRASVPDARFRIFGFQPTPPVTALAGRDGIDLTADLPDIRPAVRECQAVVLPFVSGGGIKNKLLEAAALGMPVVCTQRACTGLNGPVPFTPVGRPDDWVRALTNLWNSEPARRDAGTAARAWVTAHHTWEAAARTAAAGVRDAVGRRAAEAAGRVGR, from the coding sequence ATGACGGCTGCGGTGCAACACCCGACGACGCGGACCGGTCCCGCGCTCCCGACCGGAGGCTCCGATCCGACGTCTGAAGGGCCGCTCCGCTGGCTGTTCGTCAAGGACCGGTTCGCGTGGCCGCGGGCGAGCGGTCACGACGTTCACACTTTTTACATGATGCGCGGGCTGGCCGACCTCGGGCACAAGATCGCGGTCGCCACCGCCGACCCGGCTCCGGATGAGGCGCTGGCTGGGCTCCCGCTGGTCGGGCGGTATTGCTTCGCGCAAAATCATCCGCCCGTCCCGCCGGCCGACACGTTCCCGCTGCGGTTGTCCAAGTCCCAGGAGAAGTTCCGGTCGTATTGGGGCGTGTCCGCCGACCGCGTCCGCCAGGTCGCCGCCGCGGCAGCCGACTGCTCGGCGGACGTGGTCGTCGTGTCCGGGTTGAATGTTTTGCCTTACCTGGGAGCCGTCGAGGGGCGGGCCACGGTATGGTACGCGGCCGACGAGTGGGTCTGGCACCACCTGTCGCTGGTCAAGCTTTTCCGCCGCGGGACGTGGGCCGAGATCAAGCCGGCCGTGATCAAGGGACTCTACGAACGGGCGTACCGCCCACTGCTCGACCGCGTGTGGGTCGTATCCGGTACGGACGCGACGGCGTTCCGGTGGTTCGCCGGAATCAAGAGCCTCGACGTGGTGCCGAACGGGGTCGACGCGGACTATTTCCGTCCCGAGCCGGGGTCGCAAATCCCGAACAGTTGCGCGTTCTGGGGCCGGCTCGATTTCGGGCCGAATATCCAGGCCCTGGAGTGGTTCTGCCGGGCCGTGTGGCCGGCGGTCCGTGCCAGTGTGCCGGACGCGCGATTCCGCATCTTCGGCTTCCAACCCACGCCCCCGGTGACCGCGTTGGCCGGGCGCGACGGGATCGATCTGACCGCGGACTTGCCCGACATCCGCCCGGCAGTCCGCGAATGCCAGGCGGTGGTCCTGCCGTTCGTGAGCGGCGGGGGAATCAAGAACAAATTGCTGGAAGCGGCCGCACTCGGCATGCCGGTGGTTTGTACGCAACGGGCGTGTACCGGGTTAAACGGTCCGGTTCCGTTCACTCCCGTCGGGCGGCCGGACGACTGGGTTCGGGCACTGACCAACCTGTGGAATAGTGAGCCGGCTCGCCGGGACGCCGGGACCGCCGCTCGGGCCTGGGTGACGGCTCACCACACCTGGGAGGCCGCGGCCCGGACCGCGGCAGCCGGCGTCCGCGACGCGGTCGGCCGGCGGGCGGCAGAGGCGGCCGGGAGGGTCGGGCGGTGA
- a CDS encoding O-antigen ligase family protein codes for MNKYLLMILLTSGGGVGGFVRGPYIPLAMYYFYAVLRPQYLWKWELMMYPDPPFGGWSFYMAGAALITYLPWVFGIVGPINDPERRVFPGFIWAHRLMLMFFTWVTVSYLNAMNQDVAWVSYQEMIKIALMYMLATQVVRAFWQVWGLYMIFTLAIGYIAVDINHLYVTTGYLLLVRAGFAGLDNNGAALLLSLGVPMAYFAWELTRGWHRWLLLPIIPAIIHAVVSSYSRGAMLSVIITLPLYFLYTRKRKSLAVMLLVGLAMLPFMAGQEIRNRFMTVEHAEEDETLNLRFMSWRAAYLIATDYPVFGIGPRNSNLVSKHYGTDMEGRTIHNNYLQIAADNGWVGMGLFVLLLIFVVLSMWRARRRLWKHKDPESVRAVAMLGGLECTLWTFIIGSWLLSLETFEPAYIVMLLGAQIWAISNAQVTPAPGYRAGQAQWANVGPRPGGAPPPPPRPRPERTEETWVPPSRLDDTPRP; via the coding sequence GTGAACAAATACCTTTTGATGATCCTGCTGACCAGCGGGGGGGGGGTGGGCGGGTTCGTCCGCGGACCCTACATCCCCCTGGCGATGTACTACTTCTACGCGGTCCTCCGCCCGCAGTACCTGTGGAAGTGGGAACTGATGATGTACCCGGACCCGCCGTTCGGCGGGTGGTCGTTTTACATGGCCGGGGCGGCCCTCATCACCTACCTCCCGTGGGTGTTCGGGATCGTCGGCCCGATCAACGACCCGGAGCGGCGCGTCTTCCCGGGCTTCATCTGGGCCCACCGTTTGATGCTGATGTTCTTCACCTGGGTCACGGTGAGTTATCTGAACGCCATGAACCAGGACGTGGCGTGGGTGTCGTACCAGGAAATGATCAAGATCGCGTTGATGTACATGCTGGCCACCCAGGTCGTCCGGGCCTTCTGGCAGGTGTGGGGGTTGTACATGATCTTCACCCTCGCCATCGGGTACATCGCCGTCGACATCAACCACCTGTACGTCACGACCGGCTACCTGCTGCTCGTCCGGGCCGGGTTCGCCGGGTTGGACAACAACGGGGCCGCGTTGCTCCTCTCGCTCGGCGTCCCGATGGCCTATTTCGCCTGGGAACTCACCCGCGGGTGGCACCGCTGGCTGTTGCTGCCGATCATCCCGGCGATCATCCACGCGGTCGTGAGCAGCTACTCGCGCGGGGCGATGCTCTCGGTGATCATTACCCTCCCCCTTTACTTTCTGTACACACGCAAGCGGAAGTCTCTGGCCGTGATGCTCCTGGTCGGTCTCGCCATGCTGCCGTTCATGGCCGGGCAGGAGATCCGCAACCGCTTCATGACCGTCGAACACGCCGAAGAGGACGAGACGCTCAACCTCCGGTTCATGAGCTGGCGGGCGGCTTATTTGATCGCGACCGATTACCCGGTTTTCGGCATCGGGCCCCGGAACTCGAACCTCGTGAGCAAGCATTACGGGACGGACATGGAGGGGCGGACGATCCACAACAACTACCTCCAGATCGCGGCCGACAACGGCTGGGTCGGGATGGGCTTGTTCGTCCTTTTGCTGATCTTCGTTGTCCTCAGTATGTGGCGGGCGCGCCGACGGTTGTGGAAGCACAAAGACCCGGAATCCGTCCGCGCGGTGGCCATGCTCGGCGGCCTGGAGTGTACCCTCTGGACGTTCATCATCGGGTCGTGGTTGCTGTCGCTGGAGACGTTCGAGCCCGCTTACATCGTGATGCTTCTCGGTGCCCAAATTTGGGCGATTTCGAACGCCCAGGTGACGCCCGCGCCCGGTTACCGGGCGGGTCAGGCGCAGTGGGCGAACGTCGGCCCCCGTCCGGGGGGGGCTCCTCCGCCTCCGCCGCGCCCGCGGCCGGAGCGAACGGAGGAGACATGGGTGCCGCCGAGCCGGCTCGACGACACCCCAAGGCCATAA
- a CDS encoding glycosyltransferase, producing the protein MSQPALASHPDHTGDVAPIRVGFVVHVMQVAGAEVLIRETIRRLGPAIVPTVFCLDKVGQIGEELVAQGVDLVCLNRRPGWDFSVSRKLAAAANGRRIEVFHAHQYTPFFYTALAKYLVRPAPKVILTEHGRHYPDLVSPPRRAVNRIVLDRLADAVNACCAFSGRALCRVDGFAGSRIEVIENGIEVDRYGPADDRAALRRKLGLAPERRVIVHVARHHPVKDQATLIRGFALAAPALPDVDLVMVGDGPLREQLTGLADSLGVKARIRFVGIQANVPDWLRAADVFALTSVSEAASLTLLEAMATGLPVVVTDVGGNPEIVRHEREGLLFPRGDAGGCAAAFRRLFEEPGLASSLGQAARERAHAKYRLEQTIGAYYRLYQRLAGR; encoded by the coding sequence GTGTCACAGCCCGCTCTCGCGTCTCACCCCGACCACACGGGCGACGTTGCCCCGATCCGCGTCGGGTTCGTCGTTCACGTCATGCAGGTCGCCGGGGCCGAAGTGTTGATCCGCGAGACCATCCGGCGGCTCGGGCCGGCGATCGTCCCGACTGTTTTTTGTCTCGACAAAGTCGGCCAGATCGGCGAGGAGCTTGTCGCGCAAGGGGTCGATCTCGTCTGCCTGAACCGCCGGCCGGGGTGGGACTTCTCGGTTTCCCGAAAGCTGGCGGCCGCGGCTAACGGCCGGCGGATCGAGGTCTTTCACGCCCACCAGTACACGCCGTTCTTCTACACCGCGCTAGCGAAATATCTGGTACGCCCGGCGCCCAAGGTCATCCTGACGGAACACGGGCGACACTACCCGGACCTGGTCTCGCCGCCCCGCCGGGCGGTAAACCGTATCGTGTTGGACCGGCTCGCGGACGCGGTCAACGCGTGTTGCGCGTTCAGCGGGCGGGCGCTCTGTCGGGTGGACGGGTTCGCCGGCAGTCGGATCGAGGTCATCGAAAACGGGATCGAAGTCGACCGCTACGGTCCGGCCGACGACCGCGCGGCCCTGCGGCGGAAACTCGGGCTCGCCCCGGAACGACGGGTCATCGTTCACGTCGCCCGCCACCACCCGGTCAAAGATCAAGCGACCCTCATCCGCGGGTTCGCGCTGGCCGCCCCCGCGCTGCCGGACGTCGACCTCGTCATGGTCGGCGATGGCCCCCTCCGCGAGCAGTTGACGGGCCTGGCCGACAGCCTCGGCGTGAAAGCCCGCATCCGGTTCGTCGGCATCCAGGCGAACGTCCCGGACTGGCTCCGCGCGGCCGACGTGTTCGCCCTGACGTCGGTGAGCGAGGCGGCATCGCTGACGCTTCTAGAGGCGATGGCGACCGGTCTGCCGGTCGTGGTGACGGACGTGGGCGGGAATCCCGAGATCGTCCGGCACGAGCGCGAGGGGCTTCTCTTTCCGCGTGGCGACGCGGGCGGCTGCGCGGCCGCGTTCCGGCGTCTGTTCGAAGAACCCGGTCTGGCCAGTTCGCTCGGGCAGGCAGCCCGGGAACGTGCCCACGCCAAATATCGCCTGGAACAAACGATCGGCGCATATTACCGGCTTTACCAACGGCTGGCGGGCCGCTGA
- a CDS encoding metallophosphoesterase family protein: MRIGIVSDTHDRAEAVAEAVRLLAEQRVELVLHCGDIESPDTVHFFRPIPTHFVFGNWDKDKARLSAAIKTIGGTAHDSFGALELAGKRIAWVHSHERHQLYQLEHCDYFDYVFYGHTHVREQHRTGKTLVANPGALFRANPKTCIVLDVVTGELKPLIITTSSKSGESTASTPGIGHGGDSVPSLPTLPTTPPAPPGG, from the coding sequence ATGCGGATCGGTATTGTCAGCGACACCCACGACCGGGCCGAGGCGGTGGCCGAAGCCGTTCGGCTCCTCGCCGAGCAGCGAGTCGAACTCGTGCTGCACTGCGGGGACATCGAGTCGCCGGATACCGTCCATTTTTTTCGCCCGATCCCGACCCACTTCGTCTTCGGAAACTGGGACAAAGACAAGGCGCGCCTGTCGGCCGCGATCAAAACGATCGGCGGCACCGCGCACGACTCGTTCGGTGCGCTCGAACTCGCCGGCAAGCGGATCGCCTGGGTCCACAGCCACGAACGGCACCAACTTTACCAACTCGAACACTGCGATTATTTCGACTACGTGTTCTACGGCCACACCCACGTCCGCGAGCAGCACCGGACCGGGAAGACGCTCGTCGCCAACCCCGGCGCGTTGTTCCGCGCGAATCCCAAGACATGTATCGTTCTGGACGTGGTGACGGGCGAACTCAAGCCGCTCATCATTACGACTAGCTCGAAGTCGGGGGAGTCGACGGCGTCCACCCCGGGCATCGGGCACGGGGGCGATTCGGTCCCGTCGCTTCCCACACTGCCCACGACACCACCCGCCCCACCGGGCGGGTGA
- a CDS encoding methyltransferase regulatory domain-containing protein has product MSNTPAAIPPVSATYDEVPYDSHPFAQTHPSRLYVVGTLFGMRPTPVQRCRVLELGCAGGGNLIPMADYLPDSEFVGIDLSERQIKTGTAVVDKFGLKNVALRRANILDIDESFGTFDYVIAHGVFSWVPAKVQDKIFDICAKLLTPNGIAYLSYNTYPGWHMRGMIRDMMVYHSSRFTTSQLRVQQARALLDFLAQSVRQDNSAYALLLKQELENVRNQADHYLLHEHLEEVNEPIYFHQFAERARAKGLTYLGEARVGTMVTGNFGPEIEKTLKMLATDQIQAEQYMDFLRNRMFRESLLCLNRVQPNWAVNPECLRVLHVSSAAWAVGTDGKPRQQVDLKSDESVAYRSASGLSMSTNRPLLKAAMQVLGQIQPGTMPFDVVRKQSRELIGGADSTDPKTIAEDTQVLAIGLLNCYMGSDLIELHGMPITFARAAGPKPTALPLARYQAERQPTVTNRRHEAVRMNDLDRHLLPLLDGTNDRPALIQKLTKIATGGLMNVQKDGVTLHDEKDVTTALTSVIDQALANIARSGLLIS; this is encoded by the coding sequence ATGTCGAACACGCCAGCCGCTATCCCGCCCGTCTCCGCGACCTACGACGAAGTGCCGTACGACAGCCACCCGTTCGCGCAGACCCACCCGAGCCGGTTGTACGTCGTCGGTACGCTGTTCGGGATGCGGCCGACGCCGGTCCAGCGGTGCCGGGTACTCGAACTCGGGTGTGCCGGCGGGGGCAACCTGATCCCGATGGCCGATTACCTGCCGGACAGCGAGTTCGTCGGGATCGATCTCTCCGAGCGGCAGATCAAGACCGGGACCGCAGTCGTCGATAAGTTCGGGCTGAAAAATGTCGCCCTGCGGCGGGCGAACATTCTTGACATCGATGAGTCATTCGGGACGTTCGATTACGTGATCGCCCACGGGGTTTTTAGCTGGGTGCCGGCGAAGGTTCAGGACAAGATTTTCGACATCTGCGCCAAACTCCTGACGCCGAACGGCATCGCGTACCTCAGTTACAACACGTACCCCGGCTGGCACATGCGCGGGATGATCCGCGACATGATGGTCTACCACTCGTCCCGCTTCACGACCTCCCAGCTCCGCGTCCAACAGGCCCGGGCGCTGCTCGATTTCCTCGCTCAGTCCGTTCGGCAGGACAACAGCGCTTACGCGCTCCTTCTCAAGCAGGAACTCGAAAACGTCCGCAACCAGGCGGACCATTATCTGCTGCACGAACACCTGGAAGAGGTCAACGAGCCGATCTACTTCCACCAGTTCGCGGAGCGGGCGCGGGCCAAGGGGCTGACCTATCTCGGGGAAGCCCGGGTCGGGACGATGGTGACCGGGAACTTCGGCCCGGAGATCGAGAAGACGCTGAAAATGCTCGCCACCGACCAGATCCAGGCCGAGCAATACATGGACTTCCTGCGGAACCGCATGTTCCGCGAGAGCCTCCTCTGCCTCAACCGGGTCCAACCGAACTGGGCGGTCAACCCCGAGTGCCTGCGGGTACTCCATGTGTCGAGTGCGGCGTGGGCGGTCGGGACGGACGGCAAGCCGCGGCAGCAGGTCGATTTGAAGAGCGACGAGTCGGTGGCCTACCGGTCGGCCAGCGGACTCAGTATGTCCACTAACCGGCCGCTGCTCAAAGCGGCCATGCAGGTACTCGGCCAGATCCAACCGGGGACGATGCCGTTCGACGTGGTCCGCAAGCAGTCCCGCGAGTTGATCGGTGGGGCGGACTCGACCGACCCGAAGACGATCGCCGAGGACACCCAGGTGTTGGCGATCGGTTTACTGAACTGCTATATGGGCTCCGACCTGATCGAACTTCACGGCATGCCGATCACCTTCGCGCGGGCGGCCGGTCCGAAGCCGACCGCGCTCCCCTTGGCCCGCTATCAGGCCGAGCGGCAGCCGACCGTGACCAACCGGCGGCACGAAGCCGTCCGCATGAACGACCTGGACCGGCACCTGCTCCCGCTCCTGGACGGCACGAACGACCGCCCGGCCCTGATCCAGAAGTTGACCAAAATCGCGACGGGCGGCCTGATGAACGTCCAGAAAGACGGCGTCACGCTGCACGACGAAAAGGACGTCACGACCGCACTCACGTCGGTCATCGATCAGGCCCTGGCGAACATCGCGCGGTCGGGGTTACTGATTTCTTAG
- a CDS encoding sulfite exporter TauE/SafE family protein: MPDDIPTYLILGISAFAAGVMNSVAGGGTLLTFPALIAALAPDFGLGAAAVANATSTTALLPGSFAGAIGYRKELAGSRRFLLRMIGPSVIGGALGAWLVVQDEQAFGVLVPWLVLTAAVLFLVQQPLSRWMKTHRPDHEPGPVMVAALIGFQFLVALYGGYFGAGIGILMLAALGFMGAGNIHQMNGIKTCLAATINGASVVVFVAYQLVHWRYAAVMVMTAILGGYFGARIARRVPATLMRWVVIAIAFALAAYYFAKQAAG; this comes from the coding sequence ATGCCCGACGACATCCCGACTTACCTGATCCTGGGTATCTCCGCGTTCGCGGCCGGGGTGATGAACTCGGTCGCCGGCGGGGGCACGCTGCTGACATTCCCCGCGCTGATTGCCGCCCTCGCGCCGGATTTCGGGCTGGGGGCAGCCGCGGTGGCGAACGCGACCAGTACGACCGCCCTCTTGCCCGGGTCGTTCGCGGGGGCGATCGGGTATCGGAAGGAACTGGCCGGTAGTCGTCGATTTTTACTGCGGATGATCGGTCCGAGCGTTATCGGCGGCGCCCTTGGGGCGTGGCTGGTGGTCCAGGACGAACAGGCGTTTGGCGTGTTGGTGCCCTGGCTCGTCCTGACCGCGGCCGTTCTGTTTCTCGTCCAGCAACCGCTCTCCCGGTGGATGAAGACCCACCGCCCGGACCACGAGCCCGGGCCGGTGATGGTCGCCGCGCTGATCGGGTTTCAGTTCCTGGTGGCGCTGTACGGCGGGTACTTCGGGGCCGGGATCGGGATACTCATGCTGGCCGCACTCGGGTTCATGGGCGCGGGCAACATCCACCAAATGAACGGCATCAAAACGTGCCTCGCGGCCACCATCAACGGCGCGTCGGTCGTCGTGTTCGTCGCGTACCAGTTGGTCCACTGGCGGTACGCGGCGGTGATGGTCATGACCGCCATCTTGGGTGGATATTTCGGCGCCCGCATCGCCCGCCGGGTGCCGGCGACTCTCATGAGGTGGGTCGTCATCGCGATCGCGTTCGCACTGGCGGCTTATTACTTCGCGAAGCAAGCGGCAGGCTAA